A genomic segment from Desulfurobacterium pacificum encodes:
- the polA gene encoding DNA polymerase I codes for MSKKVYLFDGTSLAYRAFYAIQGLSTSKGLPTNAVFGFIRMFLKLYKDFNKPEYVAVAFDVGKKTFRNEISKDYKANRKPTPDSFKIQLPYIKKFLKCLGIPVIEKEGYEADDVLGTLSKRLSQEGYEVVIITPDKDMRQLINEHVSIVAISNRTGKKEIYDLKTFKGKYGIEPDKLPDVFGLSGDSIDNIPGVPGIGEKTALKLIQQFGSLEDIYESLKKLTPKRRKLLEEYKEQAFLSKKLAVIDTNVPIDVKLEDLKVRKPDAECLKKLFKELEMKSVVEEVKKLFPDVKFEEESAKRFEKITKEELLERLSANDLFSMPDVALIHESPLTVAVKDGYTEIEPHELEKFTALSKRVFTFDFKSFLHKTGLENLKDKVIDLSIAYYLLNPLLKSYSAKTLIEMHTGTVGIKELPPYAPHVIEFGRKVVSDLKRQNLYSLYEEIEHPLIYVLYRMEKAGVPFNRKYLERFGKELDEKCREIKKEIHSIAGEEFNVNSTKQLARILFEKLKLKPLKKTKTGYSTDVETLTTLALEGHEIAKLLLEYRKLSKLNSTFVKGILKHIDEKGRVHTTFIQTGTATGRLSSAEPNLQNLPVSDEISKKIRYAVEAPEGKTLVWADYSQIELRILAHLSGDEKLINAYREGKDVHSETAYHLFGQVDERLRRVAKTVNFGIIYGMSPHGLAERLGIPVEEAAAYIDTYFKKFPKVKEYIDSTIEEAHKKGYVKTLFGRKRPLPELKSPNKNIRNFGERAAVNATIQGTAADIMKLAMIELLKPLEEFDAFMILQVHDEIVVEAPQEAEKEVREKVKEVMESVVRLSVPLSVDVESGKHWS; via the coding sequence ATGAGTAAAAAGGTTTACCTTTTTGACGGAACGAGCCTTGCATACAGAGCCTTTTACGCAATACAGGGACTTTCAACGAGTAAAGGTTTACCCACAAACGCCGTTTTCGGTTTTATAAGAATGTTTTTAAAACTCTACAAAGATTTTAACAAGCCTGAATACGTTGCCGTTGCCTTTGATGTCGGTAAAAAAACGTTTAGAAACGAAATATCTAAAGATTACAAAGCGAATAGAAAACCGACGCCTGACAGCTTTAAAATACAGCTGCCTTACATAAAAAAGTTTCTTAAATGTTTAGGCATTCCTGTCATTGAAAAGGAAGGTTACGAAGCCGACGACGTTTTAGGCACTCTTTCAAAAAGGCTTTCACAGGAAGGTTACGAAGTCGTTATCATTACGCCTGACAAAGATATGAGGCAGCTCATAAATGAGCACGTTTCCATCGTTGCCATTTCAAACAGAACGGGCAAGAAAGAGATTTACGACCTTAAAACGTTTAAAGGAAAGTATGGAATAGAGCCTGATAAACTTCCCGACGTTTTCGGACTTTCAGGTGATTCCATAGATAACATCCCAGGCGTTCCGGGAATTGGCGAAAAGACTGCTCTAAAACTGATACAGCAGTTCGGAAGCCTTGAAGACATATACGAAAGTCTTAAGAAACTTACACCTAAGAGAAGAAAACTTTTAGAAGAGTATAAAGAGCAGGCTTTTCTGAGTAAGAAGTTGGCTGTTATAGACACAAACGTTCCCATTGATGTGAAACTTGAAGACCTTAAAGTGAGGAAACCTGACGCTGAATGTTTAAAGAAGCTGTTTAAAGAACTTGAAATGAAAAGCGTTGTTGAGGAAGTAAAAAAGCTCTTCCCTGACGTTAAGTTTGAAGAAGAAAGTGCTAAAAGGTTTGAAAAAATCACTAAAGAAGAACTTTTAGAAAGGTTGAGTGCCAACGACCTTTTTTCTATGCCGGATGTAGCTTTAATTCACGAAAGCCCGTTAACCGTTGCAGTTAAAGATGGTTACACGGAAATAGAACCTCATGAATTAGAAAAGTTTACCGCTCTCAGCAAGAGAGTATTTACATTTGATTTTAAATCTTTCCTGCATAAAACGGGGCTTGAAAATTTAAAAGATAAAGTGATTGACCTTTCTATTGCCTACTACCTTCTCAATCCACTTTTGAAAAGCTATTCGGCTAAAACGCTTATTGAAATGCACACTGGAACGGTGGGAATTAAGGAACTTCCTCCTTACGCTCCTCACGTTATTGAATTTGGAAGAAAAGTCGTTTCAGACCTTAAAAGGCAGAACCTTTATTCTCTCTACGAGGAGATAGAACATCCGCTCATTTACGTTTTATACAGAATGGAAAAAGCAGGCGTTCCTTTTAACAGGAAATACCTTGAACGCTTTGGGAAAGAACTTGATGAGAAGTGTAGAGAGATAAAAAAAGAGATACATTCCATAGCAGGTGAAGAGTTTAACGTCAATTCCACGAAACAGCTTGCGAGAATTCTGTTTGAGAAGTTAAAACTCAAACCTCTTAAAAAGACGAAAACCGGTTATTCAACAGACGTTGAAACTCTAACGACTTTAGCTCTTGAAGGTCATGAAATAGCAAAGCTTCTCCTTGAATACAGGAAACTTTCAAAGCTTAACAGCACCTTCGTGAAGGGAATTCTCAAGCATATTGATGAAAAGGGAAGGGTTCATACTACCTTCATTCAAACTGGAACAGCTACAGGGAGGCTTTCTTCTGCCGAACCGAACCTGCAGAACCTTCCCGTTTCTGACGAAATTTCGAAAAAGATACGCTACGCCGTAGAAGCGCCTGAAGGTAAAACTCTCGTCTGGGCTGATTACTCTCAGATTGAACTGAGAATTCTTGCACACTTGAGCGGCGATGAAAAGTTGATAAACGCTTACAGAGAAGGTAAAGATGTTCATTCAGAAACGGCTTACCACCTTTTCGGTCAGGTAGATGAGCGTTTGAGAAGGGTGGCGAAGACCGTTAACTTTGGAATCATCTACGGAATGAGTCCACACGGGCTTGCAGAAAGATTGGGAATTCCCGTTGAAGAGGCTGCAGCGTATATAGATACATACTTTAAGAAGTTTCCGAAAGTCAAGGAATACATAGATTCAACGATAGAAGAAGCTCATAAGAAAGGTTACGTAAAAACCCTTTTTGGCAGAAAGAGACCTCTGCCGGAGCTTAAATCACCGAACAAAAACATCAGAAACTTTGGTGAGAGGGCAGCGGTTAACGCTACCATTCAGGGGACGGCTGCTGATATTATGAAGCTGGCGATGATAGAGCTTCTTAAACCTTTAGAAGAGTTTGACGCTTTTATGATTCTTCAGGTTCACGATGAAATTGTTGTTGAAGCGCCGCAGGAGGCGGAGAAGGAGGTTAGAGAAAAGGTAAAAGAGGTAATGGAATCTGTTGTCCGTTTGAGCGTTCCCCTATCGGTTGATGTGGAGTCCGGGAAGCACTGGAGTTAG